Within bacterium, the genomic segment GGTCGAATATTATCCATCGCCTAGAATTCAACCCTTTCAGGGTTGAGATGTTCGTAGCTGTTTCGCCTTCCGCAGGTTTCACCTGTGGTTATGTAAAATTCAAACCTTTCAGGTTTGAAGGGAATTGCTTGTAATCTCTAACCGTACAGGTCGAACTCTTTTTCTATTTTTCCTGTTTTGACAAAGTGAAGACTAAACATCCTTCGTACCCCATTATGAGTATCCACTTCGACCTCAGATAATGATAGAGCAGCCTTTGCAGCATGAAGAACAGCATAATAAGCCCTTGAAACACTATCCTCAAACAAATCTTTCTCAATTAATATCTTTGCTGCAAAAAGGGCCTTCTTTGATAACGAGTTAACTCTTTAACAGCCTTCTCATACGCTTTTTCATTCATACCGTAATTCCTTCTCGGATAATATTTTTTATAAAAGGAGCCCCCATATTATAAAGATGATTATACTCCTTTCTGTTGATGACTTTCGGAGATATACAAACTTCAGTTTCAAGAAGTATATCAGTAGCTATACCATAAACCACATCACAGATATGCCAGTTACCGCTTGATATAATTACTAACACATCTATATCTGAATCTTTCCAAGCGTCTCCACGAGCTCTGGAGCCAAACAACTTCACTTCTACAAGATTACCTACTAATGCTTCTTCAATCGCCATTCTAAATCTTTTCAGTGCCAGTTGCTCCCTTTTATTTAGTCTCATTTTAACCTAATCTCCCTATTTCTATTATATCCTTAACGCCACAATTTCATTTAACGTTCCCGTTGCAAGAGAAGCCTGAAGGGGTTGCACAAAAGTCTTTTGCAATGTGTTAGGCGAAAGCTCCGCAAACCGCCTTCTATCCTCCCAAATCCCTTAAGACCCCTGAAAGAGAAGCAAAGCCGGCCTTAATAGTTCTCTCGATATCGGCTTCAGTATGGGCGGCGGAGACAAAGACCGCTTCAAATTGGGAAGGCGGAAGATATATCCCCTCTTTAAGCATCTGCCGGAAATAACGGGCGTATCTTTCAGTATCGGATGTTTTAGCGGAGGCATAATCCCTTACTCTGCCGGCCGTAAAAAAGAGGGAGAACATTGAACCGATTTGATTAATGACGGCAGGGACCCTTAGTTTTTTAATATTCTTGAGTAATCCTTGGGTTAGAAGAGTGGTCGTTTTTTCAAGTCTATTATATATTTCTTTATCAGATAAAATTCTCAAAGTAGCTAAGCCAGCGGCCATAGCTACCGGATTGCCGGATAGGGTGCCGGCTTGATAAACCGGCCCGGAAGGGGCAATCATCTCCATTATCTCCCGCCGGCCGCCATAAGCCCCCACCGGAAAACCCCCGCCAATGATCTTACCCAGACAGGTCATGTCCGGCTTTATATCGAATAATGTCTGAACTCCACCATAATTTACCCTGAAGCCGGTAATGATTTCATCGAAGATCAAGATAATACCGTGTCTGGCGGTCAATTCCCTTAGCCCTTCCAGGAAACCGGCCATAGGTGGAATAACCCCCATATTCCCGGCGACCGGCTCTACGATAACCGCGGCCATATCAGAATGCTCTCTCTCAATGACTTCTTTTACCACTTTAAGGTTATTATAAGGGAGGTTATAGGTATATTGAGTCAAACTAAGCGGCACCCCCGGGCTATCAGGCAGCCCAAAGGTAGCTGCGCCTGAGCCGGCCTTGACTAAGAGACTGTCGGAATGGCCGTGATAACACCCTTCAAATTTAATAATCCGGTTTCGTTGGGTATATGCCCTGGCTAAACGGATGGCAGACATCACGGCTTCGGTTCCCGAATTGACCATCCTAATCAGGTCAATGGAGGGGAAGGCCTCCGTGATAAGGCGAGCCAGTTCTACCTCTGCCTCGGTTGGGGCGCCAAAAGCGGTGCCCAGACCGGCTGCCTTCGTCACCGCCGCGGTCACTTCAGGGTGGGCATGCCCCAGAATAAGAGGTCCCCAGGAAGAGACATAATCGATATACTCCGCCTCATCCGCATCTATGACCTTGCTGCCGATCCCCTTCTTGATAAAGATAGGATTCCCGCCCACCGCACCAAAGGCCCTGACCGGAGAATTTACCCCACCTGGGATATATCTCTTAGCTAACTCAAAAAGCCTTTCTGATTCTGCCCCCATAATTTTATCATTATATCTTGTTTATTTATCTAGGTCAAGTTAAATTGTGAATCTCGATAAATTTTTTCCTTTGACAGTTCAGGCATAATTTGATATTATGTAACCACTCAGCCGCAAGGCCACTAAGGCACGAAGTTTGTCCCTTAGTGGCTGAGTAGTTACTATGCTTTTAGACAAAATTAATGCTTACCTTTCTTAATCCCCTTTTCTTATTAGGCTTATTAGGAGCCAGTATCCCCATCATTATCCACGTGGTGGCCCGACGGAGAATCCGCAAGATTCAATTCAGCAGCCTGATGTTCTTACGGTTCCTGGAAGGAAGAAAAAGACGGCGGTTCCAACTCCAGCAGCTTCTCCTCCTGGCCCTTCGGATTCTTATCATTGCTTTTTTCTCCCTGGCCCTGGCCAGAC encodes:
- a CDS encoding nucleotidyltransferase domain-containing protein codes for the protein MRLNKREQLALKRFRMAIEEALVGNLVEVKLFGSRARGDAWKDSDIDVLVIISSGNWHICDVVYGIATDILLETEVCISPKVINRKEYNHLYNMGAPFIKNIIREGITV
- the hemL gene encoding glutamate-1-semialdehyde 2,1-aminomutase is translated as MGAESERLFELAKRYIPGGVNSPVRAFGAVGGNPIFIKKGIGSKVIDADEAEYIDYVSSWGPLILGHAHPEVTAAVTKAAGLGTAFGAPTEAEVELARLITEAFPSIDLIRMVNSGTEAVMSAIRLARAYTQRNRIIKFEGCYHGHSDSLLVKAGSGAATFGLPDSPGVPLSLTQYTYNLPYNNLKVVKEVIEREHSDMAAVIVEPVAGNMGVIPPMAGFLEGLRELTARHGIILIFDEIITGFRVNYGGVQTLFDIKPDMTCLGKIIGGGFPVGAYGGRREIMEMIAPSGPVYQAGTLSGNPVAMAAGLATLRILSDKEIYNRLEKTTTLLTQGLLKNIKKLRVPAVINQIGSMFSLFFTAGRVRDYASAKTSDTERYARYFRQMLKEGIYLPPSQFEAVFVSAAHTEADIERTIKAGFASLSGVLRDLGG